Proteins encoded in a region of the Paenibacillus thermoaerophilus genome:
- a CDS encoding MarR family winged helix-turn-helix transcriptional regulator: MSADSNQIAFDLLRAFRQLRTIRWNGLRAEGCTPGETILLHTLRRHMRKGSPGMKTSEIGRHLRVSTPSVTQMVNVLEARGLVERKADPADRRIVRIALTESGQEEMRKVEQSMLEGVSGLIAYLGLDRSRQLIALLDDVHLYYSEREAGMERFPAE, encoded by the coding sequence ATGTCCGCAGATTCCAACCAGATTGCCTTCGACCTGCTCCGGGCGTTCCGCCAGCTCCGGACGATCCGCTGGAACGGCCTGAGGGCGGAAGGCTGCACGCCGGGCGAGACCATTCTGCTGCACACGCTGCGCCGGCATATGCGCAAAGGTTCGCCCGGCATGAAAACGTCCGAGATCGGCCGGCATCTTCGCGTATCGACGCCGTCGGTCACGCAGATGGTCAACGTGCTCGAAGCGAGAGGGCTGGTCGAGAGGAAGGCGGACCCGGCCGACCGGCGTATCGTGCGAATCGCGCTGACGGAATCCGGACAGGAAGAGATGCGGAAGGTGGAGCAATCGATGCTGGAAGGGGTGAGCGGCTTGATCGCCTACTTGGGCCTCGATCGAAGCCGGCAACTGATCGCCCTGCTTGACGACGTACACCTCTACTACAGCGAACGGGAAGCGGGGATGGAGCGGTTTCCCGCCGAATGA